The Stegostoma tigrinum isolate sSteTig4 chromosome 40, sSteTig4.hap1, whole genome shotgun sequence genome contains the following window.
AAAATGGTTTGCACGCAGAGGGCTAGTGgggaacctggaactcactgcctgtaagggtgggagaggcaggaaCCCCCATCCCATTGAAGACGGATGTAGATGGCCAGGAGACTTGGATTGGAATAGATAGACGCTTGACGAccggcacagacatgatggaacGAATGGCCTCTTCCCGAGCCTTAAGGGACTCCCACAGCTCGGAAACTGTTAAGGCACGGAAGAAGGCTGCTGGGCCCATCGCTGGTCCTATCACCTGAGGGCCCAATCTCTCGCCACCACTCCGCCCGCCATTACTTTCCAAAAACAACACCCTTCCAGTGCCATGTCTCAGTGTTtgattgggggggagggggttgagcaaaatgatttaaaaagacCGAGATAACGGGGGAAACAATTCTCCCTCGGAAAGTCTCCAATGTTCCCCCGACAGGGACTGAGGCAAATTGGAACTTTATGAGAAATTGGCTGGATCCATTGGCATGGAAAAGTCAAGAATCTCTTGTTGCGGGGAGGGAAGGTGTGGGTATGGAGGGGGCATAGGGGTGGGtatggagggggtgcaggggaggggtgggtaggtatGGAGGGGGCGCATTGGAGgggagggtagttgtggagggggtGCATGGGAGGGGTAGGTAGGCATGGCGGTGCAcaggggaggggtgggtaggtatggagggagtgcaggggagggagggataggtatggagggagcGCAGGGGAGGTGTAGGTATTTAGGGGGTGCAGGGATGGGTATGGAAGAGGGGGCACAGGGGAGGGCAGCGTAGGGTATGGAGCAGGAAGCAGGGGCGGAGAGGGTTTAGGTATGGAGGGGTCGCAGGGGAGGGGTAAGTATGGAGGGGGCACAGGGAAGGGGAGGGTATGGAGTAGGAAGCAGGGGAGGAGAGGGGTTGAGTATGGAGGGGTCGCAGGGGACGGGAGGGGTAAGTATGGAGGGGGCacaggggaggggtggggtaggTATGGTGGGGGCGCAGGGGAGGTTTGGGGTAGGTacggagggggaggaggagaggggtgggGAAGTCTGCCTCCTTCTCACTGACCCCCGACAGCTTAgtaagggggttgggggggtgttgATAAGCTGAACAACGAGGTGGTCATCCCACATTGGGCTCGTTTCagttgggatggggaggggatgagggaaATGAAAACTTCTCGGGCTGCAGAGTGCAGGGGAACCATGCTGTCGATGCTGCAGTgccgagagagagaggtgcattTGTTCTTTACATTTCACATTATTCAGCTCCAACACAAAAGGGTTTAATGACTGCAGCAGCAGCGTGAACTGCAGAGACCCTGCTCTCCCCTCCCTCTTTATCGTTTCTACAGCAACATGGCTGAGGTACAGTCATCAATCCTGGAGAAGGCATGGAATGGCTCATTCTGCTCGAGTGGAGGTGTTGGGAGGGGACACAGGCTTccggggggtgggaggggggagtgcggAGGAGGGTACCATGTGTGCTGGTGGTagcagcaacagaggaggaaAGAGAGCTAGCCCCTGGGCAAGCACAGTATACCACCTTTTTGTCTCTCAGGCGCTGCAATAATTGTCCAGCTCTCCTGGGCTGTGTTAGCAATGGTGGGTGTGTGTCCGTGCACGTTGTATCcttcctgtgtgtgtttgtctgcgtACGTGCtggtgagtgtgtctctgtgcacaTATATTGGTGTGGGTTCGTGTGCATGCTGTTTATTTGTTTGTATGTGCCCACGCGTATGCCGCTGGGTGTGCATGTACTTCacaagtgtgtgtgtttatgtacttgggtttgtgtgtgaatgtttgtgtgttttcACGTGTGGATGTGGTCAGAAGTATGCCCACGCCCATGTGCCTTCACATATAatcgtgcatgtgtgtgtgtttgcatgagagtctttatgtgtgcgtgagagcatgtgtgtatgcatgagtgtgtgtgtgtgtgtgtgagtgtgtatgtgtgcaagaGTGTGTGCACGAGttgcatgtgcgtgagagagtgtatgcgtgAGATTATGTGCATgcgcgcgagagtgtgtgtgtgagagagagagagacaaagagagtgtgcgtctgtgcgcattcatgtttgtgtgtgttggtgcaCACGTGTTCCTGCAGGGCATTTTCTGAATATCTCTggccagagagagaaaaaaacaaggtAACCAGGCAGCCCAGGCTGAAACAAGACATGAAGAGAACATCTCTGGTCTGGGCTGGAGTTACACTGTAGTTGGTTGTACTGCTGTCCAGTTAATGAATGGGCAAACAAACCCAAAACCTAACATCCCTTCCTCCGTTCAAAAAGGATCCCACTCTTCCACTCCCAAGAGtaaggtgggggggggcgatCTCGTAGAAACCTGCCAAATTCCCGCAGGAATCAGACAGGTCAAAGGATGCTCCCAATGACCGTGGTGCAGGTGGGGATGCAGAACCCGGAGGGTAACAGCCTAAAGGAGATGGggtcggactgagatgaggggagagcctgtggaattctctgccacagaaagcgttTGGGGACAAAGCATCAAATGGtttcaagatgctgcttggcctgctgtgttcatccagctccacattttattgtctcGGTTTCAAGAAGGATTTGGATTTGGTTCTTGGCACTAAAGGGAGAATGTGGGGAAAAGGGGATTTTCATGATTGCATTGAATAGCAGGCTCAGGCAACTTTCCAGGTTGTTATAAGTCTCCATTTGAACCTGCTGCACCAGACACTGGGTGTTGACTTTTGAGCTTAATTGAAGTATCAGACGAGACTATGTTCCACAAATGAAGGCTGAGATACTGCGGTAATGACATACAGCTTTGAGTTTGAAAGaaatctctttgtctctctctgtctctgtttagGTGAAATGTACTCCATGACAGACTGTGCCTGGGCGGTGCAGGCGGGGAGGGCCCGTGGCAATGAATCCAGCCATTTTGATGACACGAGACCAGAAGTCAGTGATGGTGTGTCAGGATGAACATGCTGGCCTCCGTGCACAGGCATTTCCAACAGACGAGCGATTGTTTGCAATGCATTAGGCAGGTGAAGAGATCTCGCCACAATCCCACACTGTGTGTCGCTGAAGGTGTCGGGGAGCGGGGGGTAGTGCCGGCCTACACATGACTTCACGCCTGCCCaggtgactcttaactgacccACCAGAGCGGCTGAGTCGTAGAGCTATATGGCAATGGAAACTTCGGTCTGACCCCTCCATGTTAACCAGGCAATCCAAAATAAATCATGTAcggtttgccagcatttgtcccatatccatGTGAGCCCACATCCCACTTGATGCCGCTGCCTCTCCCCACTTACCGCTTCTTCAGTCTGCTCCGGTCAACATAAAGGATCCCACAAAGCGATGATCTGCTCTGTGCCCTTGAACAGTGTCTACCCCATGAGCCATGTCTGGCCAATCCAGATTCAGTCATGCCCCAGGACAGGAGGAGATAAAACACGTCTGCTGCGCTTTCCGAGGTTATGTCACAGATGCTCCCTTGCGGAAGCCTACGATAGCATAGGGGCTGTGGGAATTCGGTCTTCCACAGCATTTAAGATTGAAATTGGTAGATTCCTGATGATCCGACAGGGGCCGGGGGTGGGGATAAAAGGCTTTCAACTGTGGGATCAGGCCGTGCTGGTAGAGGATGGTGGAACGAGCTGAACGGCCTCTAGCGGGTCCTTCTGTGCCCCGTTTTGGACGCTGAAGGAAGAGGAGGCAAGGCAGAAAAAGGCCAGCCGGTTGGAAAGACAGTCGAGTGGGCTCGAGTCCGACCCGGGGAAGCGAAATAACAGTGGGATAGACGGGGAGAGTGGGGTAGCCGTCGGGAGGGGTGTCTCTTATCCCTTTGCAGCGACTTGGTCAATTTGGATGACGCACCGATGGCTTTCGGATGTTGACAGCGCATGGACGTCCTCCAGAAGCCACGTTCCCTTGGTTGCACTGAAAATGCCTCTTTTTCGTTCTCCTGCAGCATCCACAGATCCCGGAAATCTTCCAGGCGGCTGTCCTGGAGCTGCGTAACCGGTGCACAATCCTCCCGGCGTTCCTGAGAGCCGCCCAGCAGAGTCTTATGGGCCGGTCGACGGTACGTTCCCACATCCACCGGCCAGCTCAGTCACAGGGCCTCCACATTGCGCGCCCTCATGGCCGTTTCGAAGAAACGCAGAAGGGATGCGCCCCCGGCATCCTGCTCACCGTTCGGCCCTCTGCCCTCGGAAACAGGTGCAGCTGATAGGAGCGGGCGCAGGCAGTTTGGCCCCTCCACGCTGCCCCACCCATCCAATTGGACTGTGGTTAATCcaacccatccccataaccctgtacgTCACTGGGAAACAGCAATCTACCAATCTGTACCTTAAATCTACTCAAATGCTGAGCCTCTAAAACCCCATTAACCCCCAACCCTGGGCTGAGTTAAGGCTGGAGATGGCAGACAAATTGATGGGCTATTTTACATCAGCCTTTGCCGTCAAGGATACAGGCCACATCCTACAAACAGCGATAAATAAGTCAATGGAAGGGAGGGCAAATTACATTAATGAGAGAGGCACTTCTTTGCAAACTGTTGGATTTATGAGTTGACAAGTCTCCAGGGTCCAGTGGATTTCATCCTCGGCCCTTCAAAGGAGTGGTGGGTGAAATAGTTGATGGATTGGTTTCAATTTTCCCCAGCTCTCTTGATTCAGACATGGTTCCATTAGGTTGAAAGACAGCCAATGTAACTCCTTTTAATTTATTAACTCAtggaatgtaggcatcactggctgggtccagcatttattgccccattccCCCCTAGTTGCCCCCCCTTGAGAAGGCAGggtgagccactgcagtcctgtATGGAGTAGAGACCCCcacacaatgccctcagggaaggagtcccaggattctgacccagcgacgctGAAGGAACGGCTGATATGTTTCCCAGGTCGGGGACAGTGGGAGCTCGGAGGGTGAGCTTGCGgggggtagtgttcccatgtacctgctgccccttgtccttctggatggaagtgggtggtgggtttggaaggtgctgcctgaggggcctCGGTGAGtcgctgcagtgcatcttgtagacagtacacactgctgcgactgagcgtcagtggtgggggtgggggagtgggatgGTTTTGGATGTGGGGCCAGTcaagtgggtggggggaggtgttgcTTTGTCTCTGAATGGTGGCAAGCTTCTGGTGTGtcgttggagctgcccccatccggggcaagtggggggtattccatcaccctcctgacttgtcgatggtggactttagggagtcaggaggggagttacgcGCTGCAGGATTCCAGCCTCCGACCTACAGTTGTAGTTGCTGTGGGTATATGGTCAGTGTCCAATTAAATATGAATTTGTTCTGGCTCTTTGTTACAGGTTGTCAATTGTGTATCAACCCAACCAgggttcaacttggagctgggctgtCTGCCTTTAGGCGCTTACACTACCCATAAAGAGAAGTTAATTCTGAAATCAGTGGGTAAGCGTGATTACTCATTCCATGGTTCAAGCAAGACCACCAGCGGCTAAGTTCAGTGAGTAACGGGGAAGGCAAAAGcggaagtttctggaaaagctcggcaggtctggcagcacctgtgaaacgTAAATCGGAGTCACCGTTTCAGGTCTGGGGTCCCTTCCTCAGaccttgctgagctttttcagcttGCATTTCCGAGTTACaactgttctttcggttttcatgaGGCAAACAAAACGTCGGCCTTTATTTCAGAGGGAGTGGAGTGCAAAGTAGGGGAGGTTTCGCTAAAACTGCACAAGGCACCTGTCCGACCGTAGCTTGAAATTTTGTGAATGGTTTCAGGGTCCTGTATCCAAGCAGAGATGGGCTGATCTTAGGTACGGAGGgactgtcttacgaggagagtttgagtaggtCAGGACCTGTCCCCATttagagatgaccttattgaaacaaacaagattaTCAGAGGGACTTGACAGGaggagatgtggagaggttgtttccccttttaGGAgaaggtataatctcagaataaagggtcgcTGAtttaagaggaatttcttctctctgtggggagtgaatctgtggatttctttaCCATGGAGGGCTACAGAAATATAGTGAGGGGGGGATCGTTTGGGTAAGGATGGAGGAAATATTTCTCCTTAAACGGAGTTGGATCCTGTATGTGGAAGGTGTTGCGTCTTTCGTTCTATGTGGTGCTAGGAGGCAGGACTGTAGTGTCCGTGTTGCAGTCTGTTGTGTTAGGAGCCGCTGTAAGTGATAGCACAGCAGTAGAGAGACAGAACCCTTAGATCTGCGAGAGCTGACCTGCACAGGTGAACAGGATTCTACACCATGGTCCCTCCCTTCGAAAACTCCGACAGggacaccccctccccctcaacaCTCCCAATGTGCCAGTTGGTCCCCAGACTCATTGGGCAAGGAGTTGCAACTGTTCAGTCCCAACTGATAGCCTTTCACGGGAGAGCCATCAGCTCCTGTGCCTGCTCTGATCCTTGTTTGGCCTGCCAATCTCCCTTCACTCCATTGCAAACGAGCAGCCCCTTTTTATCTTCGCCTCCACGTGTCCGTTCTGCAAGTATCTCGGCGGAAAACCTTTGACAATCCATCGCTTCTGCTGTGCTGTTGAATTTACGTCACAGagaaccaggagtaggccattcagcccctcaagcctgttccggCATTCAGTGCGGCCTAACTCCGTACAATTACCTTTGACCCGAGTTCCACATCATCTTTCACTTCCTGAAAATCTATCCCTCTCGGGATTTCAAACTaacaaacctctcccaccctttggGTTTcgaagtgcttcctaatatctgTCCTGAACGCTTTGGCCCTGCTTCTTGGACTGTGCCTGTAGTTATAGAATCCCCGatgagtggaaatagtttattgcGGAATCACAGAGTTACgcggcacggaaacagacccttcggcccagacagtccgtgctgaccataatcccaaaccaaattagttccacctgcctgctcctggcccatatcgctctaaaccttttctattcacgtacttatccaaatgtcttttatacgtTGTAACtttgcccacatccaccacttcctctggacatGTATTCCATACACGGACCACTCTCCGTGTTAAATAAAGTGCCCCTGCCCTCGGCTTTATTAATTGGcgcacagagtacaagagcagggaggcgATGTTGAAATTGTACGAGACAcatgttagacctcagctggagtattgtgtacagttgtgggtgccTTTAACAATAAGATGGCtttaggaggtgtattctatccCTTTCTTTTGAAGTGAGGTTCGAAGTTGGGAGTGAAGAGCTGTCTATTGAAAGGCAACAGAGCCTGTGAGGCCTTGGGGATATTTTAAAAAgctggaacaataaaagcagacAACAGGTGAGGCCAAGCTTGCAGGGAACCAGGatctttagttttattttcttcagttgcagttgctggggtcttaaGGCTGGATGTGGAGGCTCTTATTTGTCGCTCTGTTACAGCTTCCTGTTGCTAGCAacgcatgtgagacaatctgttttactgaatttgcctttgccaagggtgtgtctatgagatgttactatattggaacagttatcgCTCGGAGAAATAATCTATtaatctgttaaattttccaatagagttaagttagttcaatttcttttttccttttttgttgtattttaacaatagttTATGAATAAAGTGCGTTTTGACTTCAATCTGGTAGGTTGACCAGTAGAATTGTATATGGAATGCTACACCCAGCACTTGTCTTTCTAACAAGAAAACAGTGGTGGTGGGGAGGCTACCATCTTGgtatattttgaaggggtttggcCTGGTTCGTAACAAATGGGGTGCTCTTGAAGAGATCAAATCTCTTGTTCAGGATTGTTGGACTCAAAGGCAGTGAGGTGGTGAGTGTTGCACAGGGTGTGCCTGGGGCTGGAAGAAGTCGCTTCTGGAGTTATGCCCAATGTGAACAAAGCAAAGCTTTTGCAATCGACAACACGCTGCAGTGTGGCGTTTGCTCTGGTCCATAACGTCAGGGGAAAGATGTGAGCGCGTTGGAGAGAGAGACCGCGCGGAAGCGACTTACAAGCATGAttcccagggatgagaaacttcagcgatgaggatagattgaagaagctaGAACTGATCTCCTCGGAGAGAAGGGGGGGTGGTGGATTCTGGTAGAGATTTTTCAAATCCAGGAGCAGGGGCTGGACCGTGTGgaaagggagaagctgttcctgtttGTAGAAGACACAAGAGCAAGAGGGGGATAGATTTAAAGTGACGGCAAACGAAGAAAGGGTGACGTCAGAAAATCTGCTTTCACCTGGTGTGGATCACGCAGCCTGGAAATGTGGCGAAGGTAGCAACTGAGGCATTGGAGAGGGGCATCTGAGGGGTGTGTGGAAAGGAATGGTCGGCCGGGGTGTGGGGGAAGAGTCAGGAGCATGGGCACTTGGTATGGGGGAGGGATAGAATCAAGGCGCAGGCATGACGGGCCTGCGCCATAACAGTCGTGCGAACCTGCGTTTTCTGAGCTTCCCGATCCTGTCTTTGCGCCTGCAGCGATTCGGCGCACTGTCTCGGGGCAAATCTCTTCCCCGGGATGGGAGAAGCCTGAAGAAATGACTTGGAAGGGCTGGACGCCTCCCGAACAGTCGAGTGGGAAGCACAGGCAGCGTCAATCAGGACACAGTTAGCCCTGTTCTCTTCGAAGGCCGGGGTTGTCAGATTCCTGGGCATTCACTCTCCTTCAGGACGTCTGAATTATACTGGCACGCAATGGAGATTTCTTTACAACTGAGCCTCTACCACCAAGCTACTGGTAATCGATCAGACAAGGCTGGTATTCCCTGGGGTTGAGAAGAGTGAGAGGCAATCGTAGGAAAAACATTAGAAGCTTGGTGAAGTAGTTTTGGGGTGAGGGGCAGCGTCGTCATCATCACTGATCGCTGACGGTCCCTCACAGACGAAGATGACTCTCAGGATGAGTCTGTTGTTGGCCACATGGATCAATATGGCtaccgcaggctctgttacacgtTGGGTGGGGgtgcagaaggtggtgatgggaaaGAGGTGGGCGGGGCttacactccccccccccccccccccccccgaccctcccaAGATGACAAG
Protein-coding sequences here:
- the LOC125447964 gene encoding zinc finger MIZ domain-containing protein 1-like, with amino-acid sequence MNMLASVHRHFQQTSDCLQCIRQHPQIPEIFQAAVLELRNRCTILPAFLRAAQQSLMGRSTVVNCVSTQPGFNLELGCLPLGAYTTHKEKLILKSVAIRRTVSGQISSPGWEKPEEMTWKGWTPPEQSSGKHRQRQSGHS